The DNA window GATACCCACTGAATAAGTTGTAGGTTGAGGATAATTGACCATATCTACTCCATAATAGAATGGATTTCCGTACAAACCAAACAATTCAGGATCAAGACCCGTGTATTTTGTAAAAGTCAATAAGTTATCGATTGTGGTATAGACTCTAAAATTGTTTACCCCGAATTTTTTTGATTGTGCTGATGGAATTGTATATCCCAATTGAATGTTTTTTAGTCGGATATACGAACCGTCTTCAACATATAAATCCGAGAAGTTTTCAGTGTTTTTATTCAAATCCGCCGCATTTAAACGTGGTATATTTGAATTAGGATTACTAGGCGTCCAAGAGTTTATGGCCATATCACGACTGATATTGGTTTCAAACATTTTTGAATTATACAACGTCTGACGCATAGAATTTACAATTTCGTTGCCGTATGAGCCTACGAAAAACATCACCATATCAAATCCTTTATAAGAAAGATTTACATTGAAACCACCAGTAATATCAGGACTTGCACTACCCAAGTAGGTCATGTCCAATTCGGTAATTTTACCATCGCCGTTTCTATCCACAAATTTTACGTCTCCAAGACCTGCGTTGGGCTGAATAGGAGTATTGTTCAAAGAATAGGCGTCCAATTGTTCTTGTGTTTTGAAAAGTCCATCGGTTTGGTAACCATAGAAATAAGAAATCTCTCTACCTATTTCGGTTTTAGTTGTATTGCCTAATCTACCAGCACCACCACTGCGGATAGGGTCTCCGCCTGCCAAGCTAGTTATTTCATTTTTGATTAAGGCAAAATTTAAACCTAGGTCGTATTTGAACGCATTTTTATTATTGGCATAATTCAAAGTGAACTCCCATCCTTTGTTTTGCATGGTACCAGCATTGACGGCTGGTTTTTTCATACCTGCATAGGTAGGAATAGGTTTTGAAAGAATCATATCGTTGGTGTTTCGAATAAAATAATCTACGGTACCTGTAAGTGAATTGTCAAATAATCCAAAATCGACACCAACATTAAACTGTTCTGAATTTTCCCAAGTGAGTTCGGTATTCGCAAGCTGTAGCTGAACCGCACCCTCCGTAGGGACGCCGTTTAACGAATACACATAACCACCATTCACGCTTGAGACATAATCAAAATTACCAGCGCTACCTTGGTTACCCACTAAACCCCAACCAGCGCGAAGCTTTAAGGTGGATAAGGTCTTGTCAATTCCCGACATGAATGATTCTTTATTGACGTTCCAGCTACCTGCAAAAGAGGGGAACGTGCCCCAACGTTGTTCCGGCAAAAACTTAGAACTACCGTCTAAACGAACTGTCGCGGTCAATACATATTTGTTTTCCCAAGAGAAGTTTCCACGGAAAAACGCTGATTGCAAACGGTTTTCACTTTTTCCTCCACCAAGACCAAATAAAACAGCGTCTTTATGTGCTCCTAAATATTGCAAAGAGGCACTTTCTGGCACATCATAACCTGTGGCCCAAATATCAGAATATTCGTTTGCCTGCATTTCCGTTCCTAAAGTGGCGTTGATGTTTAGCTTGTCAAATTTTTTATTATAGGAGAAATAGTTGGTAAATACCCAATTCCATCCTTGACCTCTACTTTGATTCAGTGACGAAATATCATTTTTTTGTGTTGGTGTAATGAAATATTCTGGACTATAAGCTTTGTATTCGTTAAAATCCATAATAGTTCCAAACTGTGAACGGAAGGACAGACCCTCGGTCCAAAGATCATCAAACTGTAGGTAAAAATTACCCATAAATCGATTGCCAATGCTTTTTTGTTTTTCGGCTAGATATATAGACAAGGCGGGATTTGTAGCGGCTTGTGAGTAGTATATTTCACCAAAAAAATTGGTATAATTGTCAAATGGGACTGAAATAGGATCAGAGCGTAAAGCACCTGGAATAGTTCCACTATAAAAATCATTTCTTTCGCTCGGTCTTTCATAGTGTATGTAATTGTAAATCATACCAAACTTGATTTTGTCGGTCAATTTTAAATTGTTATTGGAATGAAACATAAATTTATCAAGCTTTGTTCCTTTAACAACTCCTTCTTCGGTAGAGGCAGTTATACCGTGATCGTAGGTGTATTTCTCTGTGTTACCAGAAATCGCCACATTATATCGCGTGTTAAATGCCTGACGGTAAATTTCTTTTTGCCAGTCGGTACCTTTCAAGTAATTACCTGCAGCTTGTTGATCCAGCACATAGTTAATTATATCATCGGTCATTCCTATCGATTTTCTTGCATTGGCAAACTCGGTAGCATCAGCAAGATCCAATTTTTTGTTTGCAACAGAAACACCTGTCAATACGGTTCCAGAAACTTCAAATTTGCTGCTTTTGGAACCAGTACGTGTTTTCACTAGGATCACACCATTTGCCCCTCTTGAACCATAAATGGCTGTTGCCGATGCATCTTTCAACACTTCCATACTTTCAATGTCGGTCGGAGCGATGTGGCTGATATCGCCCATTGGAAAACCGTCCACTACATAAAGAGGATCGGAATTATTGATAGTACCAATGCCACGAATACGAATTCTTACTCCTGCACCGGGACTTCCTGAATTCGAAATTACATTTACACCCGCTACACGACCTTGAAGTGCTCTTGCTGCATCGATCGAGGTCACCTTTTGAATATCGCTTACATTTACTTTGCCAACGCTTCCCGTAACATCGCTTTTTCGCATTGTTCCGTATCCTACAACGACCACTTCGTTCAGACTGGTGTTGGTAGACTCGAGTTCTATAGTAAGATTTGGCTTAACGGATACTTTTTGAGATTTGTACCCCATAAAAGAAATGGCAAGTGATTGACTGCCTTTAGGAGCGACAATTTCAAATTCACCTTTTTCATTTGTAACCACACCACGGCTGGTGCCATCGACCTGAATTGTAGCGCCAGGCAGCGATTCTTTGGATATTTTATCGATGACTTTTCCTTTCACATTTACTTGAGCGTAAATCGAGGAATAAAATCCGATAAATAATAGCAATAAAAATGCTTTTCTCATAATTTTTTTTTTGGTTAATTAAATATTTGTTCAAGTTTTAATTTCAAAGGCTTCAAAAGTGACTTTATCTGCCCTTATTTCATGGTTTATTATTCAAATAATTTAAAGAGTAATTTTTCTTTTTTGATCATACGCAGGTATTTTTTGGTTGTACATAAAAATTTTAGTGAGGTACAAAATTAGAGCAAGGCTATACTAATACTCGTTCGTTTTTGAAGGGCTTTTTTTAAAATTTGTCTCATATTCTAAAGATGATACAAAATCGAAAAGAATGATACATATCTTAAAATTTTCTTAGAAATTGGTTTTTGATTATGATTACATTTGTAAATGAGTATTATTTTAATAATTCCATAATTATTCCGATGAAAAAATCAATTATTATTTTATTGTTTTTGACACTAATGTTACAAAGCAATACTGTCATTCGAATTTCAAATTCGGTTATAAAAACAACCAATGATGGCTTATGCAATTCCATGGTTACCGCAATTGCACAAGATCAAAATGGATTTATTTGGATAGGAACCGAGGAGGGATTGAGCAAATACGATGGATTAAGTTTTAATACCTATAAAGTCAACGGTAGTGATTTTTCAAACTTGACAAACAATAGCATCGTGAGCCTTTTGTGTGATAAAAAAGGGCAAATTTGGGTAGGAACCTACAATGGATGTCAGGTATACAATGACAAATTAAATGCGTTTCGTACGATTGATTTTAAATTAAAAGAAATCAAAAACAAAGCGATAAAAATTGAGAAAATCTTTGAAGATAGTAAAAACAACATTTGGCTATCGACTTCAATCAATGGGGTAATTATGATAGATAGTAAAGGAAAAAAAAGCAAACACTTTTATTATCAGCCCAAAAATCCGCTCTCTATTTGTAGTAATATTGTCACCGATATTGCCGAAGACGCCGAGGGAAATATATGGTTTACCTCCTCAGACAAAGGAATTTCTGTATATAATGTCTCGAAAAATACCATCCGACATTTCAATAAAGAAAATGGCGCATTGCCCTCAAATCAGGTATTGCGATTAATAAAATCAAAGAACCATACGATTTACCTGAGCATTCTTAAAATTGGGCTAGTCGAGTTTAATGCTAGAAATTCAAGTTTTCAAGTGTTGGACAAGGTGAATTCCAAAATTCCATCGAAAATCATTTTTAGTTTAGGTATCGATGCACAAAACAACATTCTACTAGGAACCGACGGCGATGGACTACTCGTGTACAACCCCAAAAACAGTGCAGTTTACCCTCATCCTGTATTTGTAGAGCGTTTCTTTGAATTGGGCCGAAGCCGAGTGCATTGTCTCTACACCGACAGCAAAAAAAATATTTGGATTGGTATTCCAACCTTGGGTATTTGCCTCATCAAGCACAGCAATGCCGGATTTCAAACCTATCGC is part of the Flavobacterium nackdongense genome and encodes:
- a CDS encoding SusC/RagA family TonB-linked outer membrane protein, with the protein product MRKAFLLLLFIGFYSSIYAQVNVKGKVIDKISKESLPGATIQVDGTSRGVVTNEKGEFEIVAPKGSQSLAISFMGYKSQKVSVKPNLTIELESTNTSLNEVVVVGYGTMRKSDVTGSVGKVNVSDIQKVTSIDAARALQGRVAGVNVISNSGSPGAGVRIRIRGIGTINNSDPLYVVDGFPMGDISHIAPTDIESMEVLKDASATAIYGSRGANGVILVKTRTGSKSSKFEVSGTVLTGVSVANKKLDLADATEFANARKSIGMTDDIINYVLDQQAAGNYLKGTDWQKEIYRQAFNTRYNVAISGNTEKYTYDHGITASTEEGVVKGTKLDKFMFHSNNNLKLTDKIKFGMIYNYIHYERPSERNDFYSGTIPGALRSDPISVPFDNYTNFFGEIYYSQAATNPALSIYLAEKQKSIGNRFMGNFYLQFDDLWTEGLSFRSQFGTIMDFNEYKAYSPEYFITPTQKNDISSLNQSRGQGWNWVFTNYFSYNKKFDKLNINATLGTEMQANEYSDIWATGYDVPESASLQYLGAHKDAVLFGLGGGKSENRLQSAFFRGNFSWENKYVLTATVRLDGSSKFLPEQRWGTFPSFAGSWNVNKESFMSGIDKTLSTLKLRAGWGLVGNQGSAGNFDYVSSVNGGYVYSLNGVPTEGAVQLQLANTELTWENSEQFNVGVDFGLFDNSLTGTVDYFIRNTNDMILSKPIPTYAGMKKPAVNAGTMQNKGWEFTLNYANNKNAFKYDLGLNFALIKNEITSLAGGDPIRSGGAGRLGNTTKTEIGREISYFYGYQTDGLFKTQEQLDAYSLNNTPIQPNAGLGDVKFVDRNGDGKITELDMTYLGSASPDITGGFNVNLSYKGFDMVMFFVGSYGNEIVNSMRQTLYNSKMFETNISRDMAINSWTPSNPNSNIPRLNAADLNKNTENFSDLYVEDGSYIRLKNIQLGYTIPSAQSKKFGVNNFRVYTTIDNLLTFTKYTGLDPELFGLYGNPFYYGVDMVNYPQPTTYSVGININF